The proteins below come from a single Triticum aestivum cultivar Chinese Spring chromosome 5D, IWGSC CS RefSeq v2.1, whole genome shotgun sequence genomic window:
- the LOC123119151 gene encoding uncharacterized protein isoform X3, whose translation MLLPFYLARCTISARLSVEVGFRLSLRQKHNMQRSNLGSKNDLNFINKQHKAAALLLPPKPNLEEGKEEAGMASKKKKQKRKECKHVKIMPSSPCASAAKTPILEQEEKVTRKRKRRMEQEPSGNLLLPLQPGHACNSFLQSPAPEILTLEEAAAMIRKKNMHKEQKVDTLSFTQNPTLEEKQGQKKERKRMEQILLSPSTPVPAGTTIQEQEVKVRKKQKRRMELQPSDNSQLPLHPGHSCNPFLQSPAPEILTLVEAAAMMRKRNMRKEQKVDPTLEEERGEKKECNHVEQTLLSPSTSAAAETPIQGQEMKVIKKQKQRRGQESSGKSQEPSGNLPLPLHPSHACNPPLAAPLLQSPAPEILTLEEAAAMMRRRKMPKEQKVDALHFAPNPTLKEHGEEAMIATTKKKKGKCIQQILSSPSTSIAAETPIQEQEEKVTKKQKQRMGLEASSNMPLPLHTGDVSEPLLAAPFLQAAAPEILTLKEAAVMMRKRKMHKEEKVDALPFAQNPTLEEEQLEEAMMVTKKKNHKRVEQILSPPSSSVTAETPIQEQEVKKQKQRRRQEPSGKSDLPSGNSPLPLHPGHAFNPLFAAPFLQSPAPEILTLGEAAVAVTMSKRKMRKEKVAALSFAQNPTLEEEQGEEAMTATTKKKERKRVEQILSSATSVAAETPIQEQEVKVTKKQKQRRQEPSGKSPLPLDPGQSRCVQSQGAKAPPEQEGENDGCKGIKKSNGRKTRVRVLSKHELIQEARKQPQPLPEGFVPFSDFVASCTEQNPDHSSPYSAFFDQFRYNPVCKDRKSPLPRTPDRLARLPPRGHSSFGSSQLAANEASRASRPDTILASKTKQQDSGSGSQEKVSVEVKQNPENKTREKKQRKLSGKSRLPFDSSRTCCVQLQGTKALPEQDQETDAPKVNNIEKRNSKKAHACAPSKCELFKEMTKEQTLTEGFLAPKDLVPNCTEQSPNYSSPSGASFHPFCYRSARQDLNPQPSRSTDHLSKLPPRHYPSFELPELTMSETSKAFKANNSVESKSKKKDSGSGSTSGSQKKQNVKEKTTPEKKTRIRKPRPVFTAAEKRSDKYRRVPLDQLVSPPRSPHNLLQEKYASDPWKVMLICMFLNLTQGIQVKRILDGFFERYPDPWSAINADPDKMAEYLAPLGLQHIRTRNIKKLSKQYVGNEWTHITQLCGVGKYAADAYAIFCAGRAREVVPDDHKLVDYWNYVCFELPMTQQMD comes from the exons GCCAAAACCCCAATCTTGGAGCAGGAGGAGAAGGTGACAAGGAAACGGAAAAGGAGGATGGAGCAGGAGCCATCCGGCAACTTGCTGTTGCCACTTCAGCCTGGCCATGCCTGTAACTCATTCCTTCAGTCCCCCGCACCCGAGATCCTAACgttggaagaggcggcggcgaTGATTAGGAAGAAGAATATGCATAAAGAGCAGAAGGTGGACACGCTGTCTTTTACCCAGAATCCTACCTTAGAGGAGAAGCAGGGGCAGAAGAAGGAGCGCAAGCGCATGGAGCAGATATTATTATCTCCTTCTACACCTGTTCCTGCTGGAACCACGATTCAGGAGCAGGAGGTGAAGGTGAGAAAGAAACAGAAGAGGAGGATGGAGCTGCAGCCATCCGACAACTCGCAGTTGCCACTACACCCTGGCCATTCCTGTAACCCATTCCTTCAGTCCCCCGCGCCTGAAATCCTAACGTTGGTAGAGGCGGCggcgatgatgaggaagaggaaTATGCGTAAAGAGCAGAAGGTGGATCCTActttagaggaggagcgggggGAGAAGAAGGAGTGCAACCACGTGGAGCAGACATTGTTATCTCCTTCCACATCTGCTGCTGCTGAAACCCCAATTCAAGGGCAGGAGATGAAGGTGATCAAGAAACAGAAGCAGAGGAGGGGCCAGGAATCATCCGGCAAATCACAGGAGCCATCCGGCAATTTGCCGTTGCCACTTCACCCCAGCCATGCCTGTAACCCTCCACTAGCTGCCCCACTCCTTCAATCCCCCGCTCCTGAAATCCTAACATTGGAAGAGGCTGCGGCGATGATGAGGAGAAGGAAGATGCCTAAAGAGCAGAAGGTGGACGCGCTGCATTTTGCCCCAAATCCTACCTTAAAAGAGCATGGGGAGGAGGCCATGATAGCGACGACCAAGAAGAAAAAGGGCAAGTGCATACAGCAGATATTGTCATCTCCTTCAACATCTATTGCTGCTGAAACTCCAATTCAGGAGCAGGAGGAGAAGGTGACCAAGAAACAAAAGCAGAGGATGGGGCTGGAAGCATCCAGCAACATGCCGTTGCCACTTCACACCGGCGATGTCTCCGAGCCCCTACTCGCTGCCCCATTCCTTCAAGCCGCCGCTCCCGAAATCCTAACGTTGAAAGAGGCGGCAGTGATGATGAGAAAAAGGAAGATGCATAAAGAGGAGAAGGTGGACGCACTGCCTTTTGCCCAAAATCCTACCTTAGAGGAGGAGCAGCTGGAGGAGGCCATGATGGTGACGAAAAAGAAAAATCACAAGCGCGTGGAGCAGATATTGTCACCTCCTTCTTCATCTGTTACTGCAGAAACTCCGATTCAGGAGCAGGAGGTGAAGAAACAGAAGCAGAGGAGAAGGCAGGAACCATCCGGCAAGTCAGACCTGCCATCTGGCAACTCGCCATTGCCACTTCACCCTGGCCATGCCTTTAATCCCCTATTCGCTGCGCCATTCCTTCAGTCACCTGCTCCCGAAATTCTTACGTtgggggaggcggcggtggcggtgacGATGAGTAAGAGGAAGATGCGTAAGGAGAAGGTGGCTGCGCTGTCTTTTGCCCAAAATCCTACCTTGGAGGAAGAGCAGGGGGAGGAGGCCATGACTGCGACGACTAAAAAGAAGGAGCGCAAGCGTGTGGAGCAGATATTGTCATCTGCTACATCCGTTGCTGCCGAAACCCCAATTCAGGAGCAGGAGGTGAAGGTGACCAAGAAACAGAAGCAGAGGAGGCAGGAACCGTCTGGCAAGTCACCATTGCCACTTGACCCTGGCCAGAGTCGCTGTGTTCAATCACAAGGAGCCAAAGCTCCACCAGAACAAGAGGGAGAGAATGATGGCTGCAAGGGGATTAAAAAGAGCAACGGGAGGAAAACCCGTGTACGTGTCCTCAGTAAGCATGAGCTCATCCAGGAGGCAAGGAAACAGCCTCAGCCGCTGCCCGAAGGCTTTGTGCCGTTCAGCGATTTTGTTGCCAGTTGCACGGAGCAGAATCCTGACCATTCATCGCCTTACAGTGCATTTTTCGACCAGTTCCGCTATAACCCCGTCTGCAAAGATCGCAAATCCCCACTTCCCAGAACCCCTGATCGTCTGGCCAGGTTGCCACCTCGGGGTCACTCATCATTTGGGTCATCTCAGCTCGCTGCAAATGAAGCTTCCAGAGCTTCTAGGCCGGACACCATTCTAGCGTCCAAGACAAAGCAGCAAGATTCAGGTTCAGGatcacaagagaaagttagtgtaGAAGTAAAGCAAAACCCGGAAAACAAGACgagggagaagaagcaaaggaAACTATCTGGCAAGTCACGATTGCCATTTGACTCCAGCCGGACTTGCTGTGTTCAGCTACAAGGAACCAAAGCTCTACCAGAACAGGACCAAGAAACTGATGCCCCAAAGGTTAACAATATTGAAAAAAGGAACAGCAAGAAGGCCCATGCCTGTGCTCCCAGCAAATGCGAACTCTTCAAGGAGATGACAAAGGAGCAGACGCTGACTGAAGGCTTTTTGGCACCCAAAGATTTGGTTCCCAATTGTACTGAGCAGAGTCCCAATTATTCATCGCCTTCTGGTGCATCCTTTCATCCGTTCTGCTATAGATCTGCCCGGCAAGATCTCAATCCCCAACCTTCTAGAAGCACTGATCATCTATCCAAGCTGCCACCTCGGCATTACCCATCATTTGAGTTGCCTGAGCTCACTATGAGTGAAACCTCCAAGGCTTTCAAGGCTAACAATTCTGTGGAGTCCAAGTCAAAGAAGAAAGATTCAGGTTCAGGCTCCACCTCAGGCTCACAGAAGAAACAAAATGTAAAAGAAAAGACAACCCCTGAGAAGAAGACGAGGATCAGGAAACCACGACCAGTGTTTACCGCTGCGGAGAAGCGCTCAGACAAATACCGACGCGTTCCCTTGGACCAGCTGGTATCACCGCCACGCTCTCCTCATAATCTCTTGCAGGAGAAGTATGCCTCTGACCCGTGGAAGGTTATGCTCATCTGCATGTTCCTCAACTTAACACAGGGTATACAG GTCAAGAGGATATTGGATGGCTTCTTTGAACGCTATCCTGACCCTTGGTCTGCAATTAATGCTGATCCTGACAAGATGGCGGAGTATCTAGCGCCTCTAGGGTTGCAGCATATTAGGACACGCAATATCAAGAAATTGTCCAAGCAGTATGTTGGAAATGAATGGACCCATATTACGCAGCTTTGTGGCGTCGGCAA GTACGCAGCTGATGCTTATGCAATATTTTGTGCGGGTAGGGCGAGGGAGGTGGTACCTGATGATCACAAGTTAGTTGATTACTGGAACTATGTCTGCTTTGAGTTGCCCATGACGCAG